The DNA region CCGGAACGCGTCCGCCGGCGCAACGTCCCTTACACCAGTAAACCAGACTCCGGCGCTCGGCGGTGATGGGGAGGGCAGGCGTCTATGCGGGCGGGAGGCGAGGGGCATGCTCTGCCGCAGGCCCTCTGGCCCGGCGTAGAGGTTGTTGCCGGAGTGCCTGCTCCCGGACTATTTTTGGTCGCAGCGGCGAATGCCCAGCCGGTTTCGGCTTGCGAAAAGCGCCAGGTTGGGGAAAGCCCGAGACCGGATGGGAGCGAAGATGCGTGCCGCCGATTTTGCCGTCAGTCCGAAGGAAGCGCATCCGCTGCGCGGGCGGAACCCCGGGGAGACGGCCGGCTTCCGATCGAAGGAGGAAGCCAGGGAAAAGCTGGAATCGGATGTCAGGAAGCTGGCGCAGCGGCAAGAGGTCTTTTTCGCCGCGCGGTCGTTCGCGCTGCTGATCATCCTTCAGGGAATGGACTCCTCGGGCAAGGACAGCCTCATCCGGCACGTGCTCACCGGGCTCAACCCGCAGGGGGTCGAGGTGTCGAGCTTCCGTCGGCCGACGGAGGAGGAGGCCGCTCACGACTACCTTTGGCGCTGCGCGAGGCGCCTCCCGGAACGGGGAAAGATCGGGATCTTCAACCGATCCTACTACGAAGAAGTGCTGGTCGTCCGGGTGCATCCGGGCCTCTTGGCCTCGGAGGGCTTGCGAAGGCGCGCGGCGAGCCCATCCTTCTGGTCGGAGCGATACGAGGATATTTTGGCCTTTGAGCGGCATCTCCTCCGGAACGAAACGATCATCGTCAAATTTTTTCTCCACCTCTCCCGGAGGGAGCAGGCCAAGCGCCTTCTCGATCGAATCGATCGACCGGAAAAGAGGTGGAAGTTTTCCCTGGCGGATATCCAAGAGCGCGAGCGGTGGTCGGACTACCAATCGGCTTATGAAGAGATGCTGGCGGCGACCAGCACCCGGGAGGCACCGTGGTATGTGCTGCCCGCCGATCATAAATGGTTTACCCAGCTGGCGGCGGCAGGCATCCTGCTCGAGCGGCTGGTGGAGCTGCCGCTCCGGTATCCGGAGCCGCGACCGGAGAGTGAGGCGGAGCTGCGCCGGGCGAAGGAGATCTTACAACGTGAACGGGACCGGTGAGAAGGCCGCGGAGGAAACCCCGACGCGCCAGGAGACAGACAGCTTGGGCTCGATCCCGGTCCCGGCCCATCGATACTACGGGGCCCAGACCGCGAGATCGCTGATTCATTTTGCGATCGGCACCGAGCGGATGCCGATCGAGGTGATTCGCGCGCTGGCGCTGCTGAAGAAAGCAGCGGCGCTGGTCAATCGAGACTTGGGAATCCTTTCCGAGGAGAAGGCCAAGTGGATCGTGGCGGCCGCCGAGGAGGTCGTGGCGGGAAAATTCGACGAGGAGTTCCCGTTGCGGGTCTGGCAGACGGGGAGCGGAACGCAATCCAATATGAATTGTAACGAGGTGATCGCCGGCCGTGCCAACGAGTTAGCGGTGGGGAGGAGGGGAGGAAAGTTTCCGATCCATCCCAACGACGATGTTAATCGCTCGCACTCCTCGAACGACGCGTTCCCTTCAGCTATGCATCTGGCTGTCGGGCTCGCCCTCCGCGACGGTCTCCTTCCGGAATTGGAAAGGATGCTCGATTGCCTGCGGCGACGGAGCCGGGAGTTCTCGGGAATCATCAAGATCGGCCGGACCCACTTGATGGATGCCGTGCCGCTCACCCTCGGGCAGGAGTTCGGCGGGTACGCAGGCCAGCTCGAGCTGGTCTTGGCCGACCTCCGCGGTCGGATGCCCGCTCTCTACGGCCTGGCGATCGGGGGCACGGCCGTGGGGACCGGGCTCAATGCGCCGGCCGGGTTCGCCCAGGGAGTCTGCGCCAAGCTGGCCGAGTGGACAGGGCTGCCCCTCTACTCCGCTCCCAACAAGTTCGCCGCGCTCGCTTCCCATGAGCCCCTTTTGGGCGTCAGCGCATCCTTGCGCAACGTGGCGGCTGCGCTGTTCAAGGTGGCTAACGACATCCGCTGGATGGCCTCGGGTCCGCGATGCGGCCTGGCCGAGCTGCGCTTGCCCGAAAACGAGCCTGGGTCCTCGATTATGCCGGGAAAGGTCAATCCGACGCAATCGGAGGCGATGACGATGGTCTGCATCCAGGTCATGGCCGCGGACGCGGCGGTCGGCTGGGCCGGCTCTCAGGGGAATTTCGAGCTCAATGTGTTCAAGCCGATGATCGTGTTCAACATCCTGAACGCCATCCGGCTTTTGCGCGACAGCTGCCGATCCTTCCGTGTTTTCTGCCTGGAAGGACTCCAACCGAACCTCGAGGTGCTCCGCAGCGAAGTGGAGCGGTCGCTCATGCTGGTGACGGCGCTGGCGCCCCGGCTGGGTTACGATCGGGCGGCGAAGATCGCCCAGGAGGCCAATCGCCGGCAGAAGACCATTCGGGAGATCTGCGTAGAGGACGGCCATCTGTCCGCGGAGGAGTTCGACGCGCTGGTCCGGCCTGAAAGGATGGTCGGCAACGGAGGCGGGGCGTGAGGGCGGACCGGGCCCGAGTGGTTCCGATGGGGGAAGTTCCCCGCATTCGGAGAGAGCTGGAGGGCAAAAGGTTCGTCGCCACCAACGGCTGCTTCGACCTGCTGCACGTCGGCCATCTCCGCTGCTTGGCCTTCGCCCGGTCGTTGGGGGATCTGCTCTGGGTGGGAGTCAACGACGACGAGTCGGTGCGGGCGCAAAAAGGAGAGAACCGGCCGATCCACCCCGATGTGGAAAGGGCGGAGCTTCTGGCCGGCCTGCGCGTAGTCGATCTGGTGACCATCTTCTCGGGAAGGCGGGCGACCGCGTTTCTTCGGGCGGTCCGGCCGGCGGTTTATGTGAAAGGAGGGGATTATCGGCCGGAGACGCTCGATCCGGAGGAGCGCCAAGCCTTGGAAAGCATGGGAGTCGAGATACAATTCTTCCCGCTGGTTACGGGTAGATCGACCACCGCGGCCTGGGAAGCATGGCGGAAAGGATGAGCGAGGAGCCCAAAGCCACGCTGGGAATTCTCGGATCGGGACGAGGGAGCAACTTCGCCGCCATCCGGGATGCGATCGCCTCGGGGAGGCTTTCCGCCTCGATTGCCGTCGTCATCAGCGACCGGGAGGACGCGCGGATCCTGGAATTGGCCCGCCAAGCGAATATTCCGACGGTGGTCTTGCGCCGAGGGAAGTTCCGGACTCGGCTCGAGCCCGACATCGAGGAAGAGCTTGCCGAATGCCTCCGGCGCTTTCGGGTCGACTTGGTGATCCTGGCGGGATTCCTGCGGGTTCTCAAGGGTCCGCTCCTGGCCGCGTACGCGGGAAGAATCCTCAACATTCATCCTTCCCTCCTCCCGGCCTTCAAAGGGAAGGACGCCTGGAAGCAGGCTTTGGCGGCGGGTGTCGCCGAAGCGGGTTGCACGGTCCACTGGGTGGAGGCCGAGGTCGACAGCGGACCGATTCTCGGACAGGCGCGGGTCCCTGTTCTGCCCGGAGATACGCCGGAAAGCCTGCACGCGAGAATTCAGGAGGCCGAGCACCGCCTCTACCCGGAGGTGATCCAGCAAGTGATCGATCGGAAGCTATGGCAGCAGATCCATTCGTAGAAGAGCAGGAGCTCGACCTTTGGAGGAAGCCCGAACCCGAAACGGCGGCCGCCGGCCGGAGCGCGGAAAGACCCCTTTCGGTCAGCGAATTGAACCGGCGGGTGCGCTCCCTTCTGGAGGCGGGCTTTTCGCAAGTGTGGGTCGAAGGGGAGATATCGAACCTCCGGAGCCCGAGCTCGGGGCATGTCTATTTCACCCTCAAGGACGAGCAGGCGGTCGTCCAGGTGGTCCTCTTCCGCGCCGATGCGGCTCGGCTGTCGATCCGGTTGCGGGAGGGGGCGGCCGTTGTGGTCCGCGGGCGGCTGACCGTGTTCGAGGCCCGCGGTCAGTACCAGATCATCGCAGCGGATGTGCAGGCACTGGGGGAGGGGGCGCTGCTCGAAAGGCTAGAGGCGCTGAAAAGAAGGCTGGCCGCCGAAGGGCTCTTTGACGCCTCCCGCAAGCGGCGGCTGCCGGAATTCCCGGAAAGAGTCGGTCTGGTCACTTCCCTCAAGGGTGCTGTCATCCAGGACTTTCTCCGTATTTTGCAACGCAGGGCGCCAGGAATCGAGATTTGCGTGAGGGATGTTCCGGTGCAAGGGGCTTCGGCGGCGAAGGCGATCGCCGGGGCGATCCGCGCCTTCGGCGGGCCGCCTCCGGTCGATGTTTTGGTTGTCGCCCGCGGGGGCGGCAGCCTGGAAGATCTTTGGCCCTTCAACGAAGAGGTCGTCGCACGGGCGTTGGCCGAATGCCCCGTGCCGACCGTGTCGGCGGTAGGCCACGAAACCGACTTTACGATCGCGGATCTGGCCGCCGATCTGCGAGCGCCCACCCCCTCCGCCGCTGCGGAGCTGATCGCCCGCGATTGGAACGACTGGCGCGCGGAGGTCGCCCAACTGCGGAGAAGGGCGGAGCGGGCCATGTCGCGGGTGCTCGAGCTGGCGCGGGAAAGGCTGGCGCGGCTGGCCGGCAGCCCGTTTTTCCATGAGCCCTCCCGCCTCATCCTCCGCTGGGAGCAGCTGGTCGATGAGGAGGAGGAGGCGCTCGGCCGCGCGCTCCGGCGAGCCGTGGAGATCAAGAGGGAGAGGTGGGAATCCTTCATGCGTCATTGGAGGGCGTTGCGATTCGACGAGCAGATCCGCCGCCGCTCGGAGCAGGTAGCCCAGTGGGCGGCGCGGCTGGCCGCCTTGAGTCCGGAGGCCACCTTGCAGCGCGGGTATGCCATCGCTTTCGATCGGCAAGGCCGTATCCTTCGCAGAGCCCATCCGGAGATGGTCGGCAGCGAGGTGCGGGTGCGGGTCGCCTCCGGAGGTTTCGGCGCGCAGGTCCTCCGCCTTTGTCCGGAGGAGCCGTGGACTCAGAACGCGGCGAATCGCGTGCGGGGCCAGGAGGCACCTGAGAATAATTCCGATACGGAGTGTGGCGGGGCTTGACATTCGGGGGCTGCCTGGCGATGTTTATCGTTCTCTCACGGACGGGGTCTTGTACCAGGAAAGAAAGGGAAACGGCGAGTGCCCATGTAGCTCAGGTGGTAGAGCACGTCCTTGGTAAGGACGAGGTCACCGGTTCAAGCCCGGTCATGGGCTCGGCCGCAGCGAAGGCCGTGTAGCGAATCGGAAGGATTAAGGACAAAGAAGCGAGGAGTATTCATGGCGAAAGACACTTTCGTGCGTTCGAAGCCGCATGTGAACGTAGGCACCATCGGACATGTGGATCACGGGAAAACCACGCTGACCGCGGCGATTACCTCTGTCCTAGCCAAGCAGGGTCTTGCGGAGAAGAAGGCATACGATCAGATCGACAACGCGCCGGAAGAACGTGAGCGCGGGATCACGATCAACACGACACATGTCGAATATCAGTCCGAGCATCGGCATTATGCGCACGTGGACTGCCCGGGCCACGCCGACTACATCAAGAACATGATCACCGGTGCCGCGCAGATGGACGGAGCCATTCTCGTGGTGAGCGCTCCGGATGGTCCGATGCCGCAGACGCGCGAGCACATCCTGCTGGCCCGGCAAGTCGGGGTTCCGGCGATCGTGGTCTTCCTCAACAAGATCGACATGGTCGACGACGCGGAGTTGATCGATCTGGTCGAGCTCGAGGTCCGCGAGCTGCTCAGCAAGTATGAGTTTCCGGGCGACAAGGTTCCCATCGTCCGGGGGAGCGCGCTGAAGGCGCTGGAAGGAGATCCCGCGGAGGAGAAGAACATCCTGGCGCTCATCGCCGCGATGGACGAATATATTCCGATTCCGGAGCGCCCGAAGGACCAACCGTTCCTTATGCCGGTAGAGGACGTGTTCAACATCGAAGGTCGCGGCACGGTGGTGACCGGCCGTGTCGAGCGAGGGGTCCTCAAGCGGATGGAAGAGGTCGAAATCGTGGGGATCCGGCCTACCACGAAGACCGTGGTGACCG from Methylacidimicrobium sp. AP8 includes:
- a CDS encoding adenylyltransferase/cytidyltransferase family protein — encoded protein: MRADRARVVPMGEVPRIRRELEGKRFVATNGCFDLLHVGHLRCLAFARSLGDLLWVGVNDDESVRAQKGENRPIHPDVERAELLAGLRVVDLVTIFSGRRATAFLRAVRPAVYVKGGDYRPETLDPEERQALESMGVEIQFFPLVTGRSTTAAWEAWRKG
- the purN gene encoding phosphoribosylglycinamide formyltransferase yields the protein MSEEPKATLGILGSGRGSNFAAIRDAIASGRLSASIAVVISDREDARILELARQANIPTVVLRRGKFRTRLEPDIEEELAECLRRFRVDLVILAGFLRVLKGPLLAAYAGRILNIHPSLLPAFKGKDAWKQALAAGVAEAGCTVHWVEAEVDSGPILGQARVPVLPGDTPESLHARIQEAEHRLYPEVIQQVIDRKLWQQIHS
- the tuf gene encoding elongation factor Tu; protein product: MAKDTFVRSKPHVNVGTIGHVDHGKTTLTAAITSVLAKQGLAEKKAYDQIDNAPEERERGITINTTHVEYQSEHRHYAHVDCPGHADYIKNMITGAAQMDGAILVVSAPDGPMPQTREHILLARQVGVPAIVVFLNKIDMVDDAELIDLVELEVRELLSKYEFPGDKVPIVRGSALKALEGDPAEEKNILALIAAMDEYIPIPERPKDQPFLMPVEDVFNIEGRGTVVTGRVERGVLKRMEEVEIVGIRPTTKTVVTDIEMFRKLLDSAEAGDNVGILLRGIKKEDVERGQVVAKPGTITPHTKFRAQVYVLTKEEGGRHTPFFSGYRPQFYFRTTDVTGNVKLKEGVEMVMPGDNVEIDVELITPIAMEKAMRFAIREGGKTVGAGRVVEILA
- a CDS encoding PPK2 family polyphosphate kinase, giving the protein MRAADFAVSPKEAHPLRGRNPGETAGFRSKEEAREKLESDVRKLAQRQEVFFAARSFALLIILQGMDSSGKDSLIRHVLTGLNPQGVEVSSFRRPTEEEAAHDYLWRCARRLPERGKIGIFNRSYYEEVLVVRVHPGLLASEGLRRRAASPSFWSERYEDILAFERHLLRNETIIVKFFLHLSRREQAKRLLDRIDRPEKRWKFSLADIQERERWSDYQSAYEEMLAATSTREAPWYVLPADHKWFTQLAAAGILLERLVELPLRYPEPRPESEAELRRAKEILQRERDR
- the xseA gene encoding exodeoxyribonuclease VII large subunit; translated protein: MAADPFVEEQELDLWRKPEPETAAAGRSAERPLSVSELNRRVRSLLEAGFSQVWVEGEISNLRSPSSGHVYFTLKDEQAVVQVVLFRADAARLSIRLREGAAVVVRGRLTVFEARGQYQIIAADVQALGEGALLERLEALKRRLAAEGLFDASRKRRLPEFPERVGLVTSLKGAVIQDFLRILQRRAPGIEICVRDVPVQGASAAKAIAGAIRAFGGPPPVDVLVVARGGGSLEDLWPFNEEVVARALAECPVPTVSAVGHETDFTIADLAADLRAPTPSAAAELIARDWNDWRAEVAQLRRRAERAMSRVLELARERLARLAGSPFFHEPSRLILRWEQLVDEEEEALGRALRRAVEIKRERWESFMRHWRALRFDEQIRRRSEQVAQWAARLAALSPEATLQRGYAIAFDRQGRILRRAHPEMVGSEVRVRVASGGFGAQVLRLCPEEPWTQNAANRVRGQEAPENNSDTECGGA
- the fumC gene encoding class II fumarate hydratase, whose translation is MNGTGEKAAEETPTRQETDSLGSIPVPAHRYYGAQTARSLIHFAIGTERMPIEVIRALALLKKAAALVNRDLGILSEEKAKWIVAAAEEVVAGKFDEEFPLRVWQTGSGTQSNMNCNEVIAGRANELAVGRRGGKFPIHPNDDVNRSHSSNDAFPSAMHLAVGLALRDGLLPELERMLDCLRRRSREFSGIIKIGRTHLMDAVPLTLGQEFGGYAGQLELVLADLRGRMPALYGLAIGGTAVGTGLNAPAGFAQGVCAKLAEWTGLPLYSAPNKFAALASHEPLLGVSASLRNVAAALFKVANDIRWMASGPRCGLAELRLPENEPGSSIMPGKVNPTQSEAMTMVCIQVMAADAAVGWAGSQGNFELNVFKPMIVFNILNAIRLLRDSCRSFRVFCLEGLQPNLEVLRSEVERSLMLVTALAPRLGYDRAAKIAQEANRRQKTIREICVEDGHLSAEEFDALVRPERMVGNGGGA